One part of the Dioscorea cayenensis subsp. rotundata cultivar TDr96_F1 chromosome 2, TDr96_F1_v2_PseudoChromosome.rev07_lg8_w22 25.fasta, whole genome shotgun sequence genome encodes these proteins:
- the LOC120272281 gene encoding probable leucine-rich repeat receptor-like protein kinase At1g35710 encodes MATITKVQLGQLELQGKLETLNFSALSSLRVLNLSDNNFHGPISEAISALSKLNILYFSTNSLTGIIHSKVGNLTRLMTLMLFENQISGSIPPSSEKLMNLNLVDIFMNFLVSSIPLVFGNMTKLNFLYLWRNNLTGSIPHEIGNMVNLKELDISGNNIIGSIPSNIVKLTELKYLSLFVNQLYGSIPSEIGNLVNLKDFEISTNQITGPIPQSIGNLAMLEIYYLDNNNVNGAILIKGGNLVNLRDFDLSDNQITGPIPHNIANLSKLKTFYLNNNNINGPIPSEIGNLVNMRTFVISSNQITGSIPHDIGNLSKHETFGLNQNNINGFIPPSLGSLKSITKLTLAYNHLSGLLPTEMANLASLNYLDLFSNNLFGNLPPDLAKGSMLLYLALGYNNFQGPIPISVKNSTKLVRVRLKRNQFTGDISQSFGIHPHLGYIDLSFHRLYGTLSPSRGSCLNITSLKILYNRISGKIPLEIVQLPKLHQLDIPSNNLAGKIPKELGKLSYLYLLNMSNNHLSRIIPPEIGDLSSLEALDLSSNNLSGKIPMQLQNCTKLNSLKLRSNELSGDILSQLGNLNMHEVLDLSDNLFTGEIPPQLSKLMDLQELNLSHNELVGHIPNSFQFMIGLTLLDLS; translated from the exons ATGGCAACCATCACCAAGGTCCAACTGGGACAGTTGGAACTACAAGGGAAGCTGGAGACTCTCAACTTCTCAGCTCTATCGTCGCTCCGTGTTCTCAACCTCAGTGACAATAATTTCCATGGACCCATCTCTGAAGCCATTTCAGCTCTCTCTAAGCTCAACATCCTTTATTTCTCTACTAACAGTCTCACAGGTATCATCCATTCAAAGGTTGGCAATTTAACTAGGCTCATGACCCTGATGCTCTTTGAGAATCAAATAAGTGGCTCCATACCTCCTTCTTCTGAAAAGCTTATGAACTTGAATTTAGTAGACATATTTATGAATTTCTTAGTCAGTTCCATCCCTCTAGTTTTTGGAAACATGaccaaactcaattttttatatttatggagAAATAACCTCACTGGCTCCATCCCTCATGAAATTGGCAATATGGTGAATCTCAAGGAATTAGATATCTCAGGTAACAATATAATAGGTTCCATTCCTTCTAATATAGTAAAACTGACCGAACTCAAATACCTTTCCCTTTTTGTGAACCAATTGTATGGTTCTATTCCTAGTGAAATTGGAAATCTAGTGAACTTGAAAGATTTTGAGATATCTACCAACCAAATAACTGGTCCCATCCCACAAAGTAttggaaacctagctatgcttGAAATTTACTACCTAGATAACAATAATGTAAATGGTGCCATTCTTA TCAAGGGTGGGAATCTAGTAAACTTGAGAGATTTTGATTTATCTGACAACCAAATAACTGGTCCCATCCCACATAACATTGCAAACTTGTCCAAGCTCAAAACATTTTACctaaataacaataacataaatggcCCCATTCCTAGTGAAATTGGGAATCTAGTGAACATGAGAACTTTTGTAATATCTTCCAACCAAATAACTGGTTCTATCCCACATGACATTGGAAACTTGAGCAAACATGAGACTTTTGGCTTGaatcaaaataacataaatggcTTCATTCCTCCTTCTCTTGGAAGTTTGAAAAGTATTACTAAGCTAACTTTAGCTTACAATCATCTCTCTGGCTTATTGCCCACTGAAATGGCAAACCTCGCAAGTTTGAATTATCTTGACTTATTCAGCAACAATCTTTTTGGTAATCTACCACCAGATTTGGCAAAAGGAAGTATGCTTCTGTATCTTGCTTTGGGATACAATAATTTCCAAGGTCCTATTCCAATAAGTgtgaaaaattcaacaaaattagTCAGGGTTCGGCTTAAAAGAAACCAATTCACTGGAGATATCTCTCAAAGCTTTGGTATTCATCCACATTTGGGCTATATTGATCTAAGCTTTCACAGATTGTATGGCACTTTATCACCATCTCGGGGATCATGCCTTAACATAACAAGCCTTAAAATATTATACAATAGAATTAGCGGAAAAATACCATTGGAAATTGTTCAATTGCCAAAGTTGCATCAACTTGACATCCCTTCCAATAATTTGGCAGGAAAGATCCCAAAGGAACTTGGaaaattatcttatttatatCTCTTGAACATGAGCAACAATCATCTTTCTAGAATCATACCACCAGAAATTGGGGATCTATCTTCATTAGAAGCTCTAGATCTATCAAGCAACAATTTGAGTGGAAAAATACCAATGCAATTGCAAAATTGCACTAAattgaactcactcaagttgaGAAGTAATGAACTAAGTGGAGATATCCTTTCTCAACTTGGCAATTTGAACATGCATGAAGTTTTAGATCTGAGTGATAATTTATTCACAGGAGAAATACCACCCCAACTTAGCAAGCTAATGGACTTGCAAGAGTTGAATCTATCACATAATGAGTTGGTTGGTCACATTCCAAATTCTTTTCAATTCATGATAGGCTTGACATTGTTGGATTTATCATAA